A window from Streptomyces sp. NBC_00654 encodes these proteins:
- a CDS encoding ParA family protein has protein sequence MPASVYVVSIDPQASTVWWANRITDLPFDFSQEHDTPENLAILKNTGAKVHVIANQKGGVGKTTTTLNLGAVVADVLRASKSGLQHVFIDTPGSLQDENLLLEALKYAHDVIVPMPPEGLAFDPTARTIQNVIVPSGLPFKVVINNWDPRDGVADLEDTKAYIDAEEWPRTETVIRRYKVHTRASVEGRVVTQYPKNRVAMEAREDFFRLALELGYGGGA, from the coding sequence ATGCCAGCAAGCGTCTACGTCGTATCCATTGACCCCCAGGCATCCACTGTCTGGTGGGCGAACAGGATCACGGATCTGCCGTTCGACTTCTCCCAGGAGCACGACACTCCGGAGAACTTGGCGATCCTCAAGAACACGGGAGCGAAGGTCCATGTCATCGCCAACCAGAAGGGTGGCGTCGGTAAGACCACGACCACTCTGAACCTCGGAGCTGTCGTCGCTGATGTCCTCAGGGCCAGCAAGAGCGGCCTTCAGCACGTCTTCATCGACACTCCAGGCAGCCTTCAGGACGAGAACCTCCTGCTTGAGGCACTGAAGTACGCCCACGACGTAATAGTGCCCATGCCTCCTGAAGGCCTCGCCTTCGACCCCACCGCGCGGACCATCCAGAACGTAATCGTGCCCAGCGGGCTCCCTTTCAAGGTTGTGATCAACAATTGGGACCCGAGGGACGGGGTGGCCGACCTTGAAGACACCAAGGCATACATTGACGCCGAAGAGTGGCCCCGCACGGAGACAGTGATCCGTCGCTACAAGGTCCACACGCGAGCATCCGTCGAAGGCCGCGTGGTCACCCAGTACCCCAAGAATCGCGTGGCCATGGAAGCACGCGAGGACTTCTTCCGTCTGGCTCTGGAGCTCGGCTATGGCGGTGGGGCGTGA